The genomic stretch ATTAGCTCTTCAACAAAAACTCGGTGGCTTCTTAAATCACTCCATTGTGACACATTTCAAGGATTTTAGTGAACTCTTATTCAAAACATATGGAGATCGGGTGAAACATTGGACTACAATCAATGAGGGAGAGGTCACAGCTGTATTTCAATACATGCACAATATTGATAATATGTCTGTTGAGGCATGCCCAACTAAAGGTAGAATATGTACAGAAGCATACATTATACTTCATAATGTCCTCATTGCCCATGCTACATCATCAAATTTATACAAAACAAAATTTCAAGCAATACAAGGGGGGGAAATTGGAATTGCCCTTTCATCAGGAAGTTATGTTCCCTACAGTTCTAATCCGGAGGATGTGGCTGCTGCTAAAAGACTAACGGATTTCTATTGGGGATGGGTTTTAGATCCAATTTTCCATGGAGACTATCCACAAATAATGAGAAAGCTAGTGGGGAACAGGCTACCCAAATTTACAAAAAAGGATAAAAAAATGTTAAATGGAAGCACAGACTTTATCGGGATCAATTATTATACTTCTCACTTTGCTAGATATGAATCAAATAGAACCAAAGTTTTTGGTGATAATTTTGATGCCTTAGCCATGTCAGAAGTTTCTAACATCGAAGGAAAAACTCTAGGTTACATCGATCAATACGGTTTAAACTTTGTCTACCCTGAAGGATTATATGACTTCTTACTTTATATTAAGAAAAATTACCAAAATCCAAAAGTCTACATAACGGAAAATGGCATTGCTTCTTTCAAAACCCCAAATCCATTAAAGGACGAACATCGAGTTGCTTACATTGCTTCACATATTAACGCGACCAAAGCAGCCATAGATGCTGGTGTAAACGTTCGTGGTTACTTTGCCTGGGCAGCTTTTGATACATTTGAATTTCAAGCAGGCTATTCTAGAAATTGGAGGCTTTATCATGTCGATTTTAATGATAGTCTAAAGCGTATACCAACTGACGCAGCTAATTGGTATAGCAAGTATTTGACAGATGAATTTAGTTATCTAAACTAAAAAATAAAGTATATCAATACAAATGGATAACATGGAAAACAATCCCGTTGAAAAATTATCATTTATAACACGATGATTATTTAATTTGTTTGTTTGGAAATTATTTAAATACTCATATTTATGATTTTGATTAGCATAGATACTAGTACGATTCACGTGTTAATGTTCACTCGTGTAAAAATTCAAAGAATGTGTAAGGAATTTTGCGCTAAAATATATTGTAAACTCGTTGTTTACCAAAGTTAAAcaaaaatttatttattttaagtgATTTCATGTATGTGAAGAATTTATTACCCATTCCGTGTAGCTATTAGAGTGAATTGTTAAATACTTCAAAATCGTAAGCTTAGCTTTCTAGCACAGGTGTTATATGCATTAGACCACTTTATAGCTCCTGACAATAAAAACAATCATGCGTACATTTTTGTTCATATAAGTTACTTTTAAATGAAATATTATGAAGCCATTGTGGCAAATGACCATTCATAACATTATTCTCTTTCACATTTTGTCGTATTGCTCATCTAAATGTTATATTCATCCTAATTATCTAAATTGAGTTTTTAATCATATGAAAATTCTATAGCTATTGAACATCCAAAACTAGAACACAcgtcattttttttatttttaataatatatttaagTGGACTTTGATTTGAATTAATTTTGCATTTTGGGTACTTATATCTAGCCGTTTTAATGGGTAACAAAGAATATTCCTACTAATTACTATTGATTATTTATTTGTATTGTAGATTGTCTCATTTGTAGACAATTTTAAATctaattaattttattttctaaattaaaagTAATACTATTTAATGTTCTGTCAAAGAGATGTGAAAGACTAATTAGAAATAGAAATGGAAAAATATATCTCCATAATACTCTTCCTTTAATGTCCATTGAAGAAGTGTCTTGATAAAATCTTACAAAAAAAAGTAGGACAAAAATCAGAGTGAATATAAAAGAAAAGTGCAACATCAATTTATAGGAAATCTGGATTGTTAAAAAAATCTTACAAAGAATTAAAAATGATACAAAACCATTGTGAAGATAAAATGGTGGATAATTTATTTATACCTCTTCTTCACGCACAATATAATTTCTCATATGTGGAGACTAATCTTCCCGAAATCATTTTGATTATGCGGTGACTTTGAAAAATTACGGTTATATATCCTTTAATATATTCTTTTTCAGATTAGCAACCCAATCAATATCATACTCATTGAATTATTGATAAAAAATTTATGTTGAAGCAAGGTCGTCAGTTTCATATAAGTATCAAATCATAGACCTCAACCAAAACAAACTCACGACTTATTTCATATTGTGCTAGAAATCTACATATCCATGATAACAAACTATATGCTTGATGGGTCGGATaaagttttgaaaaaaaacaCTAATGTGGCTATGATAGAGTTTCCTTTTTCATAATGGACAACCATCCGTTCCAGAGAGGATGGAAGTTCATGACTAGGGCATCATGTGTAAAAAATATTGACTATAAAGAAAAATTCTATTTGGTTTTCTTGGAAACTCTTTGTATGGTTACTCATGAGGCTCTTTGTTCATTATATATTTTGGACTTACATGAGATGAATGTTAAAATTGTACTTCGTAATAAAAATATTAATGAAATAATATGGTATAACCACGAGAAACTTTATGCCAATAGAAAAAAAGTAGATGGTTTGAAAATTAATAAAATTCTTTTGAGTTAATAACGATATCTCCTTAGCGATACCACATCGTCATGCAACTTAATTGTCTCACTTGGTTTTGAGATGAATATTATAATATTAATTGTCTTATTTATTTTTAAGATAAGTATTTTAAAGTTAGTTGTCTTATTCGATTTTGAGATGAATAAGAGGAAAAATTATGGGTATTATAAAGTATGTGGGAGTAAATTTATGTTTCTTATATAACCTATCGGTTTTATTCTATTAAGTGGAGTTTTTTTTTTACGTGAAACCAAGAAGTCTCTAATTAAAATTTACCGTGCAAGATCTTGGGGACACCTCAGTTATTTTGATATTTAGATATTATTCTCATGGTATCCTTTGAATATCGCAAAAGAGTTTAAATCATTAAGGTTGAAAGTAAATTCGACATGAAATAAAATAAACTTTAGGACATGTCAATTATAAACTGGAAACTATTAGGTCTCATTTATATCTACCTTAAAGTAAatatgaaaatttaaaattttgagCATTCTCCTATGCTTAGGTTGTGAGAATTTTATATATGATTTTATTTATATGTATATAATTTGAACAAATCAATATTTAATTgcttaaataaataaaaaagcAACCACGAGGATTGTTATAAAGAACAAAAGAGTTTTTGCTCATAAATCGAAGATCTAACAACGGGGAGATCATTAGTATATTCAACTCAAATCTTTTAATAGTCAAATAGACATTCTAATATGATAAAAATAAAGGTAAGTATTTACATCACACAGTTACAATTCACTACAAAGTTTTTAAAGACCACTCAAGTTATGTTGTGTTGTAAGACAATCATATGGTGTTTCAGTAAAAGATTTTAAAAATTCCATTGACAAATAAGTTATTATTCTTGAAATAGAATATATACAAATAAAAGTTATGATAAGAGACTCAATCATCAAAGACTTGACATATAACATCTTTCATATGATTCTTGTCACTGAGAATGTCTTGGATTAGTGAGAGACACTACTTATTAATGTTTTATATTATTGTTTCCATATCAATATAGACTTTATGTTAAGATTATCTGCAAAAATAGAGTTTACGAGGTTATTATTGTTATAACCATTTCTGTGTTGTTTGTGCAAATAATAAATTTGCAAACTTCAATTTGATCTCAATAAAGATTTCAGTTTGAATAGTTGGAAATAAGAATTATTCAGATATTACATTACGTGAAATTTTCATGTCATTCATCTATATCGATATATGTCATCAAGTAAATTGATGTGGTGGTTGTCGGAGTCCTGTCACATTATATGTCAGTGACGAAAGTTGCGGTTGTTCCATTATTGATATATGAGTTTGACTAGATTGTAAAGTCGAAATCTACCGATAAATATCATTTGGATGCATGCCTAAAGAAGTCTAATATAATTATTAAGATATATTGCCCAAATGGGAGATTGTTGGgatattttttatataaatattatttaattattatattccaataattattatatgggtatatatatttatattaattattatCAAATTAAGAAACTTAGTTTATTAAATGGTTAAATAAAGTTAAAAAGAGTAATTACATTTTTA from Lathyrus oleraceus cultivar Zhongwan6 chromosome 7, CAAS_Psat_ZW6_1.0, whole genome shotgun sequence encodes the following:
- the LOC127102370 gene encoding beta-glucosidase 24-like; this translates as MQKIYIMSSLRISKIVLAILSFVWISNISTHAQVLFPLKKTSEFRQSLSSQIGEWATNNTYDSILKFINSPSFPSRGSFPNGFLFGAGSSALQIEGAQHEGGRGLGVYLDVDKFSKKIEHYKRYKEDVQLLKKLGVNSYRMSISWNRVMPNGTLEGGINQEGINFYNNLINELLKNGIEPFVTIMHFDYPLALQQKLGGFLNHSIVTHFKDFSELLFKTYGDRVKHWTTINEGEVTAVFQYMHNIDNMSVEACPTKGRICTEAYIILHNVLIAHATSSNLYKTKFQAIQGGEIGIALSSGSYVPYSSNPEDVAAAKRLTDFYWGWVLDPIFHGDYPQIMRKLVGNRLPKFTKKDKKMLNGSTDFIGINYYTSHFARYESNRTKVFGDNFDALAMSEVSNIEGKTLGYIDQYGLNFVYPEGLYDFLLYIKKNYQNPKVYITENGIASFKTPNPLKDEHRVAYIASHINATKAAIDAGVNVRGYFAWAAFDTFEFQAGYSRNWRLYHVDFNDSLKRIPTDAANWYSKYLTDEFSYLN